In Brienomyrus brachyistius isolate T26 chromosome 19, BBRACH_0.4, whole genome shotgun sequence, one DNA window encodes the following:
- the LOC125715169 gene encoding protein LBH-like isoform X2, whose translation MPDDRRFTVVRYITAPYPWLAAMTEMMTSTAMEDMHLGAKQDRNSYQIFPDPTDFERCCKLQDCLPSIVVEPTEGEVESGELRWPPEDFLLAEESKEEKRECNGGQLCPNTPQ comes from the exons ATGCCCGATGACAGACGTTTTACGGTCGTACGTTACATTACAG CTCCTTATCCTTGGCTGGCAGCGATGACTGAGATGATGACCAGCACTGCCATGGAGGACATGCATCTtggtgccaaacaagacaggAACTCCTACCAG ATCTTCCCTGACCCCACAGACTTTGAGCGGTGCTGCAAGCTACAGGATTGCCTGCCCTCCATCGTAGTGGAGCCCACGGAGGGTGAGGTGGAGAGCGGGGAACTGCGCTGGCCTCCTGAGGACTTTTTGCTTGCTGAGGAGAGCAAGGAGGAGAAGAGGGAATGCAATGGTGGGCAGCTGTGTCCTAACACTCCGCAGTAG
- the LOC125715169 gene encoding protein LBH-like isoform X3 — MTEMMTSTAMEDMHLGAKQDRNSYQTFKASTAFSPQIFPDPTDFERCCKLQDCLPSIVVEPTEGEVESGELRWPPEDFLLAEESKEEKRECNGGQLCPNTPQ; from the exons ATGACTGAGATGATGACCAGCACTGCCATGGAGGACATGCATCTtggtgccaaacaagacaggAACTCCTACCAG ACCTTTAAGGCCTCCACTGCTTTCTCTCCCCAGATCTTCCCTGACCCCACAGACTTTGAGCGGTGCTGCAAGCTACAGGATTGCCTGCCCTCCATCGTAGTGGAGCCCACGGAGGGTGAGGTGGAGAGCGGGGAACTGCGCTGGCCTCCTGAGGACTTTTTGCTTGCTGAGGAGAGCAAGGAGGAGAAGAGGGAATGCAATGGTGGGCAGCTGTGTCCTAACACTCCGCAGTAG
- the LOC125715169 gene encoding protein LBH-like isoform X1: MPDDRRFTVVRYITAPYPWLAAMTEMMTSTAMEDMHLGAKQDRNSYQTFKASTAFSPQIFPDPTDFERCCKLQDCLPSIVVEPTEGEVESGELRWPPEDFLLAEESKEEKRECNGGQLCPNTPQ, translated from the exons ATGCCCGATGACAGACGTTTTACGGTCGTACGTTACATTACAG CTCCTTATCCTTGGCTGGCAGCGATGACTGAGATGATGACCAGCACTGCCATGGAGGACATGCATCTtggtgccaaacaagacaggAACTCCTACCAG ACCTTTAAGGCCTCCACTGCTTTCTCTCCCCAGATCTTCCCTGACCCCACAGACTTTGAGCGGTGCTGCAAGCTACAGGATTGCCTGCCCTCCATCGTAGTGGAGCCCACGGAGGGTGAGGTGGAGAGCGGGGAACTGCGCTGGCCTCCTGAGGACTTTTTGCTTGCTGAGGAGAGCAAGGAGGAGAAGAGGGAATGCAATGGTGGGCAGCTGTGTCCTAACACTCCGCAGTAG
- the LOC125715092 gene encoding tryptase gamma-like: protein MNGVHICGGTLITEKFVMSAAQCFNSSQLNSSQWTVVLAMNVSVEVSNITLSNLPGPNIAVLRLATSVNLTDYIQPVCLELDNTALKTGTQCWVTGWRGIQGGVPDIQQQNTTVADCRDSASSSNICIRTVTLQQAHLKPPPALPPLALPPRKFPVCLVCVFGRTPR, encoded by the exons ATGAATGGGGTCCACATCTGTGGCGGCACTCTCATCACAGAGAAATTTGTCATGAGCGCAGCCCAGTGCTTCAACAG CTCTCAGCTTAATAGCAGCCAGTGGACAGTGGTTCTGGCTATGAATGTGTCAGTGGAGGTGTCCAACATCACTCTGAGCAACCTGCCGGGTCCCAACATCGCTGTGCTCCGCCTGGCCACCAGCGTAAACCTGACTGACTACATTCAGCCTGTGTGCCTCGAGCTGGACAATACCGCCCTCAAAACTGGGACACAGTGCTGGGTGACGGGATGGAGGGGCATCCAGGGAGGAG TCCCAGATATTCAGCAGCAGAATACAACAGTGGCAGATTGTAGGGACAGTGCATCTTCTTCCAACATCTGTATCAGAACTGTGACATTGCAGCAG GCCCATCTCAAGCCCCCTCCTGCCCTTCCTCCCCTCGCTCTTCCTCCTCGTAAGTTCCCCGTCTGCCTTGTCTGTGTCTTCGGACGGACCCCCCGGTGA
- the LOC125715169 gene encoding protein LBH-like isoform X4 has translation MTEMMTSTAMEDMHLGAKQDRNSYQIFPDPTDFERCCKLQDCLPSIVVEPTEGEVESGELRWPPEDFLLAEESKEEKRECNGGQLCPNTPQ, from the exons ATGACTGAGATGATGACCAGCACTGCCATGGAGGACATGCATCTtggtgccaaacaagacaggAACTCCTACCAG ATCTTCCCTGACCCCACAGACTTTGAGCGGTGCTGCAAGCTACAGGATTGCCTGCCCTCCATCGTAGTGGAGCCCACGGAGGGTGAGGTGGAGAGCGGGGAACTGCGCTGGCCTCCTGAGGACTTTTTGCTTGCTGAGGAGAGCAAGGAGGAGAAGAGGGAATGCAATGGTGGGCAGCTGTGTCCTAACACTCCGCAGTAG